Proteins from a single region of Parambassis ranga chromosome 18, fParRan2.1, whole genome shotgun sequence:
- the LOC114451132 gene encoding putative RNA-binding protein 15B, giving the protein MKRQAGREASPSRAIAKRIRERERETARREELPPPPLALLLAESRGYHRRSRSREREKPRLREERAAALELHHRHELSLLGRPPLRTTAAELPAARPGTLEYKTLLISNLGSQVSDEDVEDALFHEFKKFGDVSVKLSHTPELGRIAYVNFRNPDDAKEARHAKSSRLVLGDRQLKIEPMYVRKRSVTPPDVGYLPLHAPYPYRQRSLSPPAAGVSNLRDLRARHYALETLGLSRERERLLDYYGMLDERGRPYGFPPMPVVEDLKPEDDQRATSNLFIGNLDGNVTEAELRRGFDKYGIIEDVVIKRPARGQGGAYAFVKFQNLDMAHRAKVAMQGRLIGGNPIKIGYGKANPTTRLWVGGLGPGNSLAALAREFDRFGSIRNIDYVKGDSFAYIQYESLDAAQAACTQMRGFPLGGPERRLRVDFAKVEESPSRPFPSGYQPPVGLPAHYDLLGEAYSRHRSLERELRGTRDRSSPPPHSLLSQRERERALLERDYPTSPTRSLERRAAGVEAFGRSGRGARSRSRSRERWLKEKEERRNRRRSRSRSLSADRQTEEKDKERGRSRARGPGGAVSPDASPDRARVRAPDSTTEPRDHSPDSGGGGRHSHTNEEDPPSSRHHGKRSSSDHLNNHHHRNSDVTAAGSPAIPTDTHTPSSPSTLSEFAQSTLSKTWRGFFALKNSSFPTDLYMLEGGAAFFTTVMKDSLKLQTQNQPSQLKIAQRLRMDQTRLDEVSRRIKLGRPEGYAILLALQGPIDRQAPAPEPGLQARLLRHLVTYLRNKEAAGVVSLPAAKEGGPGAMLYAFPPGEFSQQYLQAAKRTVGNLDEEHMVIVIVNDTN; this is encoded by the coding sequence ATGAAGAGGCAGGCCGGGAGAGAGGCCAGTCCGTCCAGGGCCATCGCAAAGCGGATACGAGAGAGGGAGCGGGAGACTGCGCGGAGAGAGgagctgccgccgccgccgctggctctgctgctggcGGAGAGCCGAGGATATCATCGCCGGAGCCGCAGCAGGGAGCGGGAGAAGCCGCGGCTCAGGGAGGAGCGGGCGGCCGCGCTGGAGCTCCACCACAGGCATGAGCTCAGCCTCCTCGGTCGCCCGCCGCTCCGGACCACAGCAGCCGAGCTCCCCGCTGCCAGGCCGGGCACGCTGGAGTACAAGACGCTGCTCATCAGCAACCTGGGCTCGCAGGTCTCGGACGAGGACGTGGAGGACGCGCTGTTTCACGAGTTCAAAAAGTTCGGGGACGTCAGCGTGAAGCTGTCGCACACGCCGGAGCTGGGCCGGATCGCCTACGTGAATTTTCGGAACCCAGACGACGCCAAAGAGGCCCGGCACGCCAAGTCCTCCAGGTTAGTGTTGGGTGACCGACAGCTGAAGATCGAACCCATGTACGTGAGGAAGCGGAGCGTCACGCCACCTGACGTCGGGTATTTACCTCTGCACGCGCCCTACCCGTACCGGCAGCGGTCCCTGTCCCCGCCGGCTGCCGGGGTGAGCAACCTCAGAGACCTGAGGGCCAGGCATTACGCCCTGGAGACCCTGGGTCTGAGCAGGGAGCGGGAGAGGCTGCTGGACTACTACGGCATGCTGGATGAGAGGGGGCGGCCTTACGGCTTCCCCCCGATGCCCGTGGTGGAGGACTTAAAACCTGAGGACGACCAGAGGGCCACCAGCAACCTGTTCATTGGAAACCTGGACGGTAACGTGACAGAGGCTGAGCTGAGGAGGGGGTTTGACAAGTACGGCATCATCGAGGACGTGGTGATTAAGCGGCCTGCTCGTGGACAAGGGGGGGCTTATGCTTTTGTAAAGTTCCAGAACTTAGACATGGCCCACCGGGCCAAAGTGGCCATGCAGGGCCGGCTGATCGGCGGCAACCCGATAAAGATCGGATATGGTAAAGCTAACCCCACCACGCGGCTCTGGGTGGGCGGCCTGGGGCCCGGAAACTCCCTGGCGGCCCTGGCCCGGGAGTTCGACCGCTTTGGGAGCATAAGGAATATCGACTATGTGAAGGGGGACAGTTTTGCTTACATCCAGTATGAGAGTTTGGACGCCGCTCAGGCCGCCTGCACGCAGATGAGGGGCTTTCCTCTGGGCGGCCCAGAACGCCGCCTCAGGGTGGACTTTGCTAAAGTGGAGGAGAGCCCCTCTCGCCCATTTCCTTCTGGTTACCAGCCTCCTGTTGGACTCCCCGCCCACTATGACCTCCTCGGGGAGGCCTACAGTCGCCATCGCAGCCTGGAGCGGGAGCTGAGGGGGACCAGGGACCGCTCCTCACCGCCCCCCCACAGCCTCCTctcacagagggagagagagagggcccTGCTGGAGAGAGACTACCCAACCAGCCCCACCCGGAGCCTGGAGAGGAGAGCGGCAGGGGTGGAGGCGTTTGGGCGGAGCGGGAGGGGAGCGAGGAGCCGCAGCAGGAGCAGGGAGCGGTggctgaaggagaaagaggagcggaggaacaggaggaggagccggagcaggagtctgtctgctgacagacagacagaggagaaggacaAGGAGAGGGGGAGGTCCCGGGCGCGAGGTCCGGGTGGCGCCGTGTCTCCGGATGCGAGCCCAGACCGGGCAAGAGTTCGAGCCCCCGACTCCACCACAGAGCCACGAGACCACTCTCCTGACAGCGGCGGTGGAGGGCGACACTCCCACACCAACGAAGAAGACCCCCCATCCAGCCGCCACCACGGCAAGCGGTCGTCCAGCGACCACCTTAATAACCACCACCATCGAAACAGCGATGTCACCGCCGCCGGCTCCCCAGCCATCCccacggacacacacaccccctcctctcccagCACGCTGTCCGAGTTCGCCCAGTCCACGCTCTCCAAAACGTGGCGGGGGTTCTTCGCCCTGAAGAACAGCAGCTTCCCCACAGACTTGTACATGCTGGAGGGGGGGGCGGCCTTCTTTACCACCGTGATGAAGGACAGTCTGAAGCTGCAGACCCAGAACCAGCCCAGCCAGCTCAAGATCGCCCAGCGGCTCCGCATGGACCAGACCCGGCTGGACGAGGTGTCACGCCGCATCAAGCTGGGCCGTCCAGAAGGGTACGCCATCCTGCTGGCTCTTCAGGGCCCCATTGACCGCCAGGCCCCCGCTCCTGAGCCGGGCCTGCAGGCGCGCTTACTTCGCCATCTGGTGACATACCTGCGGAACAAAGAGGCCGCAGGAGTGGTCAGCCTGCCCGCTGCTAAGGAGGGCGGCCCGGGGGCGATGCTGTACGCCTTCCCCCCCGGTGAGTTCTCACAGCAGTACCTGCAGGCCGCCAAGAGGACTGTGGGTAATCTGGACGAGGAGCACATGGTTATTGTGATCGTCAATGACACTAACTGA